TAAGagaaattccaaaaaaattttaatacaaaGAGTTCAAAAAACTTAGACATAaagaaatgttttagaaatcGCTACGCCGTAACTAGGTGTTCTACAGAGGACTAGTATCTAGACAGATTATTCGGAGTTTAGACGGAGACTAGATATTAATGAattattggtttattttatatacattttacatttatataagatattttaaattttggttcaatgataaaattataaaaaataaaagaaattagaCAGATTTGTGAATTTTTACTAAGATTCTTAATTAATTTaacttatttattaatttaaatcgAATTAAACCATTTTAGAACAATTTAAAccgatttaaaattgtttaaactgaTTTGAATCGTATAAatcagattttaagaaaattattttggttagaGGGGATTTGTCACGTAGACCGATTTTTAAAACCATGACATAAAGTAATCCGAATATTTATCACATTCAAATTCAATTATCAAATTGTTATTACAAGATTCTATTTGTAATAAAACAAATAGcgcaaattaaaacaaaattattgaaataagAGCGCAAATTGTctgtaaaaaacaaaagaaacagtCTTAAAAAGACAGTCAAGTATCCAATAAAGTAGGGTTTAaagaacataattaaaaacaaaaccacTTCCCCTATTCGTAAGCCAAGTTAAATCTCAAACACGTCATATCACAATCCATACCTAATAATAGATCTCTAAAAATCTTGTATATAAGAAGCTCACAACCTCAAGTTTTAGATCAAACGCTCTCaagtttttgtttgaataaCAAAGCGAAAGGCAATAAGTAATAACTAACGACTAACTAATAAGTCAAGAATAACGTAATAATGGCTGGAGGAGCATTTGTATCAGAGGGTAGTGGAGGAGGAAGCTATGAAGGTGGGGTAACCGGTTTTGTCATCATGACATGTATTGTGGCCGCCATGGGAGGTCTCCTCTTCGGTTACGACCTTGGAATCTCAGGTCTGTATATTCAGACATGCAACTTTTTCTCTcggttttataaatatagtattttagaatatttttatttgtttcaaaataaataaaaaataccttTTTACTTTATgttaatttgaattttattgatacaatttgattttttattagttttagtttCTGACATGCAATTTcttgttcggttcggttccgttCAGGGCCGGTCCTGGGCAAAGCCTAACGAAACATTGGCCTTAGGCCCccaaaattttttgaaaaaattacatagaaaaaaacctctaaaaaatttttttaggcctccaaatttaccaaaaaaaaattttagctGGAACTTTTTAGAAACCGCCTACAGCCCCCTAAATCTCGGGGCCGGCCCTGGTTCCGTTCGGTTTAAAAATACcgaataatgtatttttttttctcaggagGAGTAACATCAATGGAGGAGTTTCTAAGCAAGTTTTTCCCGGAGGTTGATAGGCAAATGCACAATGCTAGACGCGAGACTGCTTACTGCAAATTCGACAACCAGTTACTCCAGTTGTTCACTTCCTCACTCTACCTCGCGGCTCTCGTCTCTTCCTTTGCAGCTTCAGCTGTCACAAGGAAGTACGGACGCAAAATCTCCATGTTTGTTGGAGGTGTTGCTTTCCTCATTGGTTCTCTGTTCAACGCATTTGCAACAAACGTTGCAATGCTCATCATCGGTAGATTATTGCTTGGAGTTGGTGTTGGGTTCGccaatcaggtgagtcaacatgGTTCACATTTGGTTTAGATCCGAGTTTAGAATTATAAGTACaagccaaaaacataataaataaaattttgaataaataagTGAATATTAAAGAGTCTTCCgtataataattttgtataaGAATATTTGgtgaaataattatatttaggAAAATAAGTAAGGAATATGCAGTTTTTTTcctgttttgatttgatttttgcATGGCTAATCTTCCGGTTCTTTTTCCAGTCTACACCGGTTTACCTCTCAGAGATGGCTCCTGCCAAGATCAGAGGAGCGCTAAACATAGGATTTCAAATGGCGATTACTATTGGAATCTTGATAGCAAACCTAATCAACTACGGAACATCTCAAATGGCTAGGAACGGATGGAGAGTGTCTTTAGGTCTAGCTGCTGTTCCAGCAGTTGTAATGGTTATTGGATCTTTTGTCTTGCCAGACACGCCAAACTCAATGCTCGAGAGAGGCAAGTACGAACAAGCTCGAGAGATGTTGCAGAAGATTCGTGGAGCTGATAACGTCGACGAGGAGTTTCAAGATCTTTGTGATGCTTGTGAGTCTGCTAAAAAAGTGGAGCATCCGTGGAAGAACATCTTCCAAGAAGCTAAATACAGACCAGCACTTGTGTTCTGTTCTATGATTCCTTTCTTCCAGCAGTTCACTGGTATCAATGTGATCATGTTCTACGCTCCTGTTCTGTTCAAAACTCTAGGTTTCGCAGATGATGCCTCGCTCATCTCCGCGGTTATTACCGGTGTGGTCAATGTTGTTTCCACCCTTGTCTCCATCTATGCGGTTGACAGGTATGGAAGAAGGCTCCTCTTCCTTGAAGGTGGCATTCAAATGATCATTTGCcaggtaaaacaaaaaaaaaacaaaaacagctTCAGGTTCTGTAATGATGCTTGCGCACCTTAACATGTATCATTTTGTAGATCATTGTCGGTAGCTTGATCGGTGCGAAGTTTGGAACCACAGGATCAGGGACCTTGACACCTGCAACTGCAGATTGGGTACTAGCTTTCATATGCATATATGTTGCAGGGTTTGCATGGTCATGGGGTCCATTGGGATGGTTAGTACCAAGTGAGATCTGTCCATTGGAAGTAAGACCAGCAGGACAAGCCATCAATGTTTCTGTCAACATGTTCTTCACTTTCCTCATTGGACAGTTCTTCCTGACGATGCTTTGCCACATGAAGTTTGGTCTCTTCTACTTCTTTGGAGGAATGGTTCTGATCATGACCATCTTTATCTACTTCTTGTTTCCGGAGACAAAGGGGGTTCCTATTGAAGAGATGGGAAGGGTGTGGAAGGCGCATCCGTTCTGGAAACGTTACGTACCAGATGATGCTGTTATTGGAGGAAGTGGAGAGACCTATGTCAAGGAGGTTTAAGAAGAAAAGTCTAGGCGTTGGTGTTTGCTTAGGTCTTGGTGCTTGGTTGCTTTTTTCAAGGGAATAAGCCAACAAGATTTGAGAATCTGCAGGCgagaagaggaggagaagaatgAAGAATGgaaactgtaacaaaaaaaagagtctttaatgttgatttctttttttaattgattcatTTCCAATAAATCCAAGCAGAGTTTTCTAATTTGCATCAAGTGGAGTTTCTTTTTATCTGTTCATTTCAACTGCCAAATTTTATTTAGATGCAAACAAAAATTCATAAATGAGTTCACCAATGCAATGACTAGCCAATCTTCCAGTGAACAGTGTATCAAAATCAAACTCAAAAGTCTTTGATTCACATTTGTATTATTTGGTAAAACGTTTACTCACAATCAGTCTATACCAATCCTATCTAAAGTCCAAAGGTATAAGCTAACTAACAACTAGCTTATAAGTGGGGAACTAATGAGACTTTACATGATCTTGGTCCTTGTTGACGTCTTCGGGGCTGGTGAAAGGTGAATGTGaaatatcaaacaaaatctCACATTGGAAATTAGATAAAAgaaagtctaatatataaaaatatgtctaACTCTATTAGTACAAAGTTttttgggaaggaaaccaaaaggAAAACCAAGCGGGTTTGCCTACGGCCCAAAATGGAGAATATCGTATTAATCGGATAATATATAGTTGGAgatgaatttaataaattccaACAATCACGGCTACTAGTATACTCCGAGTCTCTTCCATTTCACTTCTATCCCTTTCCTCGTTACCAATTGAACGTCAACAAGTATCAAACTGCTCCAAtatcatttgatatatatatttgtatcatttaggTTCTGACTGAAAGGCATTGCTAGCGTTAATGAAATGGAGTAAATGTTTTTTCTGCTCAATTACTCCATTTTTAACCAATCAAGTGAAACATCTTTTCCACCTCTTTCTTCTGATCACTATTGGAAAAGTGGAAAACACACATACATTTTTACTCTAACCCAAACAAGAGTAAATACATTTACTCTACTTTACTCtctttttcacttttattttccCTCTGATTTTCACTTCTTTATTTTACTCTTGTTTACTCTAAGTTTCCCAGTCATACCCTTAGTATAATTTGCCCCCACAATTAGCTCATAGTTAAACACTATTAAGTATAAAGATAGAACCCACCCAAAAAATAGTTTGCAAGTGAAATGACCAATAAGATTCTATATTGTATTTGGTTATTTTGTCTCTAATCTGTTGCTAGATTTACACATTTGGTGACAAAACGGTTGATGAAGATCACAACTCAAGAGAATGTGTTTACAAGACAAACAGTGTCGTTGAGGAATGAGAAACAGCCAGTGGAGAGAAACAGAGAGTGACCATTAAGCAACGGATATAGAGGTCAAGAGACCATCAATGTACTCCTTAAGCTTAGCTTTAGTAATCGCACCTTCCCTTCTGCTACCTGCAACTTCCTTACCGTCCTTAAAGAGTATAAAATGCGGTAAACCATAAACCTTGTACTCTGCTATCAAATTCGGATTCGCGTCGTGATCAATCTTCACAATCGTCAACCTGTCACCATACTCCtgcaagaaagaagaagaagccaacaagatttcaagaaacaaaaaaaaaaaaaaaaaaagatttcaagaaACCTATAAAGAAGAGCATATTCGAGAATAGTAGCTACACGAAACCTGAGATAAAGCTTCCGTGGCTGGATAGACCAACTTGCAGGGACCGCACCACGTGGCGACGAAATTAACCAGAACCGGCCGGTCCGATTCAAGAACCGTGCTGGTAAACTCACTCTCCCCTATCTCCTTGATTCCGCCGCATCTTATCGTAGACGCGCTAGTGGAGAATGCTCTGATTCTTTTGTAATCGGACTTGAACGAGAGTGTGTGGCGGTTAGCAGCGAAGGATGTGACCTGTGCTGAGCTCAGAGGTTTGGCGGATACGGAGGAAGCTGAGCGAATTGGAGTGAGATGTGATCGGATAAGAACCGTCGAGCTGGAGACAATACAATCCATTGCTTGCTTGCTTCTTTCCTCCTCCTTTTCCTCAGTGGACGATGATGATGTTCACTTGATGCAGAATAAAAACGATTGTGTGGCCATAGGAATGAAAGCTAGGTGATGacttatttttcttaaatgtcCACTACTTTTCGATTCTTTCAATTTTGGCCTCGTACTATTAGAAATGAACAGAACACCTTCATAACTAC
This Brassica napus cultivar Da-Ae chromosome C6, Da-Ae, whole genome shotgun sequence DNA region includes the following protein-coding sequences:
- the LOC106405201 gene encoding sugar transport protein 9, with the protein product MAGGAFVSEGSGGGSYEGGVTGFVIMTCIVAAMGGLLFGYDLGISGGVTSMEEFLSKFFPEVDRQMHNARRETAYCKFDNQLLQLFTSSLYLAALVSSFAASAVTRKYGRKISMFVGGVAFLIGSLFNAFATNVAMLIIGRLLLGVGVGFANQSTPVYLSEMAPAKIRGALNIGFQMAITIGILIANLINYGTSQMARNGWRVSLGLAAVPAVVMVIGSFVLPDTPNSMLERGKYEQAREMLQKIRGADNVDEEFQDLCDACESAKKVEHPWKNIFQEAKYRPALVFCSMIPFFQQFTGINVIMFYAPVLFKTLGFADDASLISAVITGVVNVVSTLVSIYAVDRYGRRLLFLEGGIQMIICQIIVGSLIGAKFGTTGSGTLTPATADWVLAFICIYVAGFAWSWGPLGWLVPSEICPLEVRPAGQAINVSVNMFFTFLIGQFFLTMLCHMKFGLFYFFGGMVLIMTIFIYFLFPETKGVPIEEMGRVWKAHPFWKRYVPDDAVIGGSGETYVKEV
- the LOC106406604 gene encoding thioredoxin X, chloroplastic, translated to MDCIVSSSTVLIRSHLTPIRSASSVSAKPLSSAQVTSFAANRHTLSFKSDYKRIRAFSTSASTIRCGGIKEIGESEFTSTVLESDRPVLVNFVATWCGPCKLVYPATEALSQEYGDRLTIVKIDHDANPNLIAEYKVYGLPHFILFKDGKEVAGSRREGAITKAKLKEYIDGLLTSISVA